The Siniperca chuatsi isolate FFG_IHB_CAS linkage group LG2, ASM2008510v1, whole genome shotgun sequence genome window below encodes:
- the LOC122888842 gene encoding uncharacterized protein LOC122888842, producing MQREPMSFTPNPALVPDRDSLPLKKRDQRPSSLPQQQQQQQQQCDAATFKAPYPYKSHSDFKTKHTGPFQPVLKRVPALYQPWMQTHTSTRSKPHVLSAFREHHGWAEWREFYPQHPGWDFSHPYQHHSHLSSTPALHLGQPHHPSRFSPVSLVSDGFQRVGGGYSWEQLKTLRDKSLNAQRQSNGRNKGPYVRTRDRKNEYFPRVEKASPPLLSTCLPHSPHEDLTLQHDVLHKSTKSVKHPVSGHSFIRANDNSSTTYTSMEEDTSRSSARPSSEQATSSSSSPNPFPWLLPHFVAGSLIELRDGRLRRVEHLQTEDFLLGSLACPDLRLSCCTVQGISPSASSISRLLILLHDQQSQELVDVYVEYPFFVRGRGWSSCNPQRTSRLCGLQCRQLSVGDVCLALTPVSAPQPPSSATLEPKTSPSKSEGRCESRKASQPQIPPGSERPAGGQKKEAVRRRHYSAPELRGPGTNCM from the exons ATGCAGCGTGAGCCAATGAGCTTCACACCGAACCCAGCTCTAGTCCCAGACAGGGACAGCCTCCCACTTAAAAAGAGGGACCAAAGACCGAGCTCActaccacagcagcagcagcagcagcagcagcagtgtgatgCTGCAACATTCAAGGCGCCCTACCCTTACAAGAGCCACAGTGATtttaagacaaaacacacaggcCCTTTCCAGCCCGTACTGAAACGGGTTCCTGCACTGTACCAACCCTGGATGCAGACTCACACATCCACCAGGTCCAAACCTCACGTCCTCTCTGCATTCAGGGAGCATCATGGCTGGGCAGAGTGGAGAGAGTTCTACCCCCAGCACCCTGGATGGGACTTTTCTCACCCCTATCAGCACCACAGCCACTTGTCTAGCACACCTGCACTCCACCTGGGCCAACCACACCACCCCTCCAGATTCAGTCCGGTCTCCCTGGTCTCTGATGGTTTCCAAAGGGTGGGTGGAGGGTACAGCTGGGAGCAGCTTAAGACATTAAGGGACAAAAGTTTAAACGCACAGAGGCAGAGCAATGGGAGGAATAAAGGACCATATGTGAGgacaagagacagaaaaaatgaGTATTTTCCCAGGGTTGAAAAAGCAAGTCCTCCATTGTTGAGCACATGCCTACCTCACTCTCCACATGAGGACCTTACACTGCAACACGATGTGTTGCACAAATCAACAAAGTCTGTCAAACATCCCGTTTCTGGACATTCCTTCATAAGAGCTAACGATAACTCAAGCACCACATACACCTCTATGGAGGAGGACACATCAAGATCTTCTGCTCGCCCCTCTTCTGAGCAGGCTacgtcctcctcttcctctcctaaCCCTTTTCCCTGGCTGCTCCCTCACTTTGTGGCAGGCTCTCTGATCGAGCTCAGAGATGGGCGGCTGAGGAGGGTGGAACACCTGCAGACGGAGGACTTCCTGCTGGGATCACTGGCCTGTCCAGACCTACGCCTGAGCTGCTGCACGGTGCAGGGCATCTCCCCTTCAGCCTCCTCCATCTCACGTCTCCTCATCCTGCTCCACGACCAGCAGTCCCAG GAGTTGGTGGATGTCTATGTGGAGTACCCGTTCTTTGTGCGTGGGCGGGGCTGGTCGTCCTGCAACCCTCAGAGGACTTCCCGTCTCTGTGGCCTGCAGTGCCGCCAGCTCAGTGTGGGGGACGTCTGCCTGGCTCTCACCCCTGTCTCAGCCCCCCAGCCTCCATCGTCAGCCACCCTGGAGCCAAAAACCTCACCCAGTAAGTCAGAAGGTCGGTGTGAGTCTCGAAAGGCatcacaaccccagattccccCAGGTTCAGAGCGGCCAGCAGGGGGGCAGAAGAAGGAGGCGGTCCGGAGGAGACACTATTCAGCCCCTGAGTTGAGAGGTCCAGGGACTAACTGCATGTAG